From a single Pseudomonas triticicola genomic region:
- the ruvA gene encoding Holliday junction branch migration protein RuvA, whose translation MIGRLRGTLAEKQPPHLILDVNGLGYEVEVPMTTLYRLPSVGEPLTLHTHLVVREDAQLLYGFAGKRERDFFRELIRLNGVGPKLALALMSSLEVDELVRCVQSQDTSALTKVPGVGKKTAERLLVELKDRFKAWETSPAMFALVPNQPDGPAPVNSAETDAVSALISLGYKPQEASKAISAIKDKNLSSEDLIRRALKGMI comes from the coding sequence GTGATTGGACGCTTGCGCGGCACCCTGGCTGAGAAACAGCCGCCGCACCTGATTCTCGATGTCAATGGCCTCGGCTATGAGGTGGAAGTGCCGATGACCACGCTTTATCGGTTGCCGTCGGTCGGTGAACCGCTGACCCTGCACACCCATTTGGTCGTACGCGAAGATGCGCAGTTGCTCTATGGTTTTGCCGGCAAGCGTGAGCGAGACTTTTTCCGCGAGCTGATCCGTCTCAACGGCGTCGGGCCGAAACTGGCGCTGGCGTTGATGTCGAGCCTGGAAGTCGATGAGCTGGTGCGCTGCGTGCAGTCTCAGGACACTTCGGCGCTGACCAAGGTGCCGGGGGTTGGCAAGAAGACCGCCGAGCGTCTGCTGGTTGAATTGAAAGATCGCTTCAAGGCCTGGGAAACCTCGCCGGCGATGTTCGCGCTGGTGCCGAATCAGCCGGACGGCCCGGCGCCGGTCAACAGCGCCGAGACCGATGCGGTCAGCGCGTTGATCTCGTTGGGCTACAAGCCGCAGGAAGCGAGCAAGGCGATTTCCGCGATCAAAGACAAGAACCTGAGCAGCGAAGACCTGATCCGCCGCGCTCTGAAGGGAATGATTTAA
- a CDS encoding OprD family porin has protein sequence MRVMKWSMIALAVAAAASSQLATAAPFVDDQAEAKGFVEGAKLTETLKNYYFNRDNKNGGRDQKDWTQGFLGNFTSGYTQGTVGVGIDAYGYLALKLDGGDGTSGTGNMSRSDTVKANGYARDVNDSQGKAGASIKFRVSKTELKFGDMQPSTSPVFAVGGSRILPQTATGFQLQSSEVKDLDLEAGHFYSGSSQDKNARDGGLYATYAGVEANNIDYFGGKYSITDNLSASLYGAKLEDIWNQYYANVNLTTPFGGDTSLNTDFNIYRTTDTGSAEAGDISNTAFSLATALSFLKAHTFTLGFQKVNGDTPFDYIGVGKNNRGGDSIFLANSIQYSDFNAPGEKSIQARYDLKMAEYGVPGLSFMVRYVKGWDIDGTNTPAGSAYAGLYGEDGKHHETNFEAKYVVQSGPAKDLSFRIRQAWHVANADEGEGDVKEFRLITEYPLNIL, from the coding sequence ATGCGCGTGATGAAGTGGAGCATGATCGCACTGGCAGTTGCAGCAGCAGCCAGTTCGCAGTTGGCTACGGCCGCCCCGTTCGTAGATGACCAGGCAGAAGCCAAAGGTTTTGTTGAAGGTGCGAAACTCACCGAGACGTTGAAGAACTACTACTTCAACCGCGACAACAAGAACGGTGGCCGTGACCAGAAAGACTGGACCCAGGGTTTCCTCGGCAACTTCACCTCCGGTTATACCCAGGGCACCGTGGGTGTAGGTATTGATGCATACGGCTATCTGGCCTTGAAACTGGATGGCGGTGACGGTACTTCCGGTACTGGCAACATGAGCCGTAGCGATACCGTCAAGGCCAACGGCTATGCCCGCGACGTCAACGACAGTCAGGGCAAGGCAGGCGCTTCCATCAAGTTCCGTGTCTCCAAGACCGAACTGAAATTCGGCGACATGCAGCCAAGCACTTCTCCAGTGTTCGCTGTCGGTGGTTCCCGCATCCTTCCGCAAACTGCCACTGGCTTCCAGTTGCAGAGCAGCGAAGTGAAAGATCTGGACCTGGAAGCCGGCCACTTCTACTCCGGCTCCAGCCAGGACAAGAACGCACGCGATGGCGGCCTCTACGCTACCTACGCCGGTGTTGAAGCGAACAACATCGACTACTTCGGCGGCAAGTACTCGATCACTGACAACCTCAGTGCATCGCTGTACGGCGCCAAGCTGGAAGACATCTGGAACCAGTACTACGCCAACGTGAACCTGACCACCCCGTTCGGTGGTGATACTTCACTGAACACCGACTTCAACATCTACCGCACCACCGACACCGGCAGCGCTGAAGCGGGCGACATCAGCAACACCGCATTCTCGCTGGCTACCGCGCTGTCGTTCCTGAAGGCACACACCTTTACCCTGGGCTTCCAGAAGGTCAACGGCGATACCCCGTTCGACTACATCGGTGTGGGCAAGAACAACCGTGGCGGCGACTCGATCTTCCTCGCCAACTCGATCCAGTACTCTGACTTCAACGCCCCTGGCGAGAAATCCATCCAGGCTCGTTATGACCTGAAAATGGCCGAGTACGGTGTTCCAGGCCTTAGCTTCATGGTTCGTTACGTCAAAGGTTGGGACATTGACGGTACCAACACTCCAGCAGGCAGCGCATACGCCGGTCTGTATGGTGAAGATGGCAAACACCACGAAACCAACTTTGAAGCCAAGTACGTTGTTCAGAGCGGCCCGGCCAAAGACTTGTCCTTCCGCATTCGTCAAGCATGGCACGTTGCCAACGCTGATGAAGGTGAAGGCGATGTCAAAGAGTTCCGTCTGATCACCGAGTACCCGCTGAACATCTTGTAA
- a CDS encoding SlyX family protein, which produces MSLEERVTDLESRLAFQDDTIQALNDVLVAQQRVIERLQLQMEALIKRHEEMVGQFSAFEEDAPPPHY; this is translated from the coding sequence ATGAGCCTTGAAGAGCGCGTAACCGATCTGGAAAGCCGTCTGGCCTTTCAGGATGACACCATTCAGGCATTGAACGATGTGCTGGTGGCCCAGCAGAGAGTCATCGAGCGCCTGCAGTTGCAGATGGAGGCGCTGATCAAGCGTCACGAAGAAATGGTCGGGCAGTTCAGTGCTTTTGAAGAAGATGCGCCACCGCCGCATTATTGA
- a CDS encoding FmdB family zinc ribbon protein, translating to MPMYDYQCASCGHQLEAIQKISDAPLVDCPACQAPELKKQLSMPGFRLSGNGWYETDFKTGAKKNLAGGDKAD from the coding sequence ATGCCAATGTACGATTACCAATGTGCTTCCTGTGGTCATCAGTTGGAAGCCATTCAGAAGATCAGCGACGCACCGTTGGTCGACTGCCCTGCCTGCCAGGCGCCCGAACTGAAGAAGCAGCTGTCCATGCCGGGTTTTCGCCTCAGCGGCAACGGTTGGTACGAGACCGACTTCAAGACCGGAGCCAAGAAGAATCTGGCCGGTGGCGACAAAGCTGACTAG
- a CDS encoding putative 2-dehydropantoate 2-reductase, giving the protein MSTTWHVLGAGSLGTLWATRLARAGLPVRLILRDAARLQSYEAVGGLTLVENGQAHTYAVPGETPDSPEPIRRLLVACKAYDAEEAVARLASRLAPDAELILLQNGLGSQDAVAARVPQARCISASSTEGAFRDGDWRVVFAGHGFNWLGDAANPLAPVWLDDLQAANIPHEWSADILTRLWRKLALNCAINPLTVLHDCRNGGLSEHHCEVATLCAELAELLESCGQPAAAQNLQAEVERVIHATAANYSSMYQDVANQRRTEISYLLGHACKVAERHQLHLPHLHQLQQRLIAHLHKRGLPSD; this is encoded by the coding sequence ATGTCGACCACCTGGCACGTACTTGGCGCCGGCAGCCTCGGCACACTCTGGGCGACACGTCTGGCTCGCGCCGGCTTGCCGGTGCGCCTGATCCTGCGTGATGCGGCGCGCTTGCAAAGCTACGAGGCAGTGGGCGGATTGACCCTGGTAGAAAACGGACAAGCTCATACCTATGCAGTTCCCGGCGAAACCCCGGACAGCCCCGAGCCGATTCGCCGATTGCTGGTTGCGTGCAAGGCCTATGACGCCGAAGAGGCCGTCGCCCGCCTCGCTTCCCGCCTTGCTCCGGACGCCGAACTGATCCTGCTGCAGAACGGCCTCGGCAGTCAGGACGCCGTCGCCGCGCGCGTGCCGCAAGCGCGCTGCATCAGCGCTTCCAGCACCGAGGGCGCGTTCCGTGATGGCGATTGGCGCGTGGTGTTTGCCGGTCACGGTTTCAACTGGCTGGGCGATGCGGCAAATCCGCTGGCGCCGGTCTGGCTGGACGATCTGCAAGCGGCGAACATCCCCCATGAGTGGAGCGCTGACATCCTCACTCGACTGTGGCGCAAACTGGCGCTGAACTGCGCGATCAACCCGCTGACCGTGCTGCACGATTGCCGCAACGGCGGGCTGAGCGAGCATCACTGCGAAGTCGCCACGCTCTGCGCCGAACTGGCTGAACTGTTGGAGAGCTGCGGCCAGCCGGCTGCGGCGCAAAACCTGCAAGCGGAAGTCGAACGAGTGATCCACGCCACCGCTGCCAATTACTCTTCGATGTATCAGGACGTCGCCAACCAGCGCCGCACCGAGATCAGCTATCTGTTGGGCCACGCCTGCAAAGTTGCCGAGCGCCATCAGTTGCATCTGCCGCATCTGCACCAGTTGCAGCAACGCCTGATCGCTCATCTGCACAAGCGTGGATTGCCCAGCGACTGA
- the ruvC gene encoding crossover junction endodeoxyribonuclease RuvC yields the protein MTLILGIDPGSRITGYGIVRDTGRGGCIYVASGCIRTGSGELHERLQIVYRGVREIIKTYGPVTMGIEKVFMAKNADSALKLGQARGAAIVAGAEECLEIAEYTATQVKQAVVGTGAANKEQVQMMVMHMLKLTSKPQIDASDALAIAICHAHTRSSLLPHGLGTARSRGGRLRL from the coding sequence ATGACTCTAATTCTTGGTATCGACCCCGGTTCGCGCATCACCGGTTACGGGATCGTTCGCGATACCGGGCGGGGCGGCTGCATCTATGTGGCCTCGGGCTGCATTCGCACCGGGTCCGGCGAGCTGCATGAACGTCTGCAAATTGTCTATCGCGGCGTGCGCGAAATCATCAAGACCTACGGCCCGGTGACCATGGGCATCGAAAAGGTGTTCATGGCGAAAAACGCCGACTCGGCGCTGAAGCTCGGACAGGCGCGGGGCGCTGCGATTGTCGCCGGCGCCGAAGAGTGTCTGGAAATCGCCGAGTACACCGCCACGCAAGTCAAGCAGGCCGTCGTCGGCACCGGTGCGGCCAATAAGGAGCAGGTGCAGATGATGGTCATGCACATGCTCAAGTTGACCAGCAAGCCGCAGATCGACGCCTCCGACGCCCTCGCGATCGCCATTTGCCATGCGCATACGCGCTCAAGCCTGCTGCCGCACGGGCTGGGAACCGCACGCAGTCGTGGCGGGCGCCTGCGTCTCTGA
- a CDS encoding ribbon-helix-helix domain-containing protein: protein MVEGERRSDRMSASRHVIKVDPFVSEFDMNLIRPLSRSIRLNGFATCLRLEQVYWNILGGMAEDNHCSISTLLSHVDREVHLRYGGVKNFSALVRVVCVMNGIKGLAPAVSR from the coding sequence ATGGTAGAAGGAGAAAGGCGAAGCGACAGGATGTCGGCTTCGCGGCACGTAATCAAAGTCGACCCGTTTGTCAGCGAGTTCGACATGAATCTGATCCGGCCGCTGTCGCGGTCTATTCGCCTCAACGGTTTTGCGACCTGCCTGCGCCTGGAGCAGGTCTACTGGAACATCCTCGGCGGCATGGCCGAGGACAATCATTGTTCGATCAGCACACTGTTATCCCACGTTGATCGCGAGGTGCATCTGCGCTACGGCGGGGTGAAGAATTTCAGTGCGCTGGTACGGGTGGTTTGTGTCATGAACGGGATCAAAGGCCTGGCACCCGCAGTTTCGCGTTGA
- a CDS encoding Dps family protein, giving the protein MAIDIGISEEDRKSIVEGLSRLLSDTYVLYLKTHNFHWNVTGPMFRTLHLMFEEQYNELALAVDSIAERIRALGFPAPGAYATYARLSSIKEEVGVPSAEDMIKQLVEGQEAVTRTARGIFPLLDKVSDEPTADLLTQRMQVHEKTAWMLRALLEE; this is encoded by the coding sequence ATGGCAATTGATATCGGTATCAGTGAAGAAGACCGCAAATCCATCGTCGAAGGGCTGTCGCGACTGCTGTCGGACACCTATGTGCTGTATCTGAAAACCCATAACTTTCACTGGAACGTCACCGGCCCGATGTTCCGCACGCTGCACCTGATGTTTGAAGAGCAATACAACGAGCTGGCGTTGGCCGTCGATTCGATCGCCGAGCGTATCCGTGCGTTGGGCTTCCCGGCGCCGGGTGCCTACGCGACCTATGCGCGTCTTTCTTCTATTAAAGAAGAAGTCGGTGTGCCGAGCGCCGAAGACATGATCAAGCAATTGGTCGAAGGCCAGGAAGCGGTGACCCGTACCGCGCGCGGCATTTTCCCGTTGCTGGACAAGGTCAGCGATGAGCCGACCGCTGACCTGCTGACCCAGCGCATGCAAGTGCACGAGAAAACCGCATGGATGCTGCGCGCGCTGCTCGAGGAATGA
- a CDS encoding cold-shock protein — protein sequence MLKIVHLLMGAAALLLSFIPSLKAEAVPYLQQPDALYLAFFGLLNLVIAPVIPYWNKGPRQHLQNLVSALLVLTVVLQTLTLIAPMPVIAGQPAVLFSLVIALVAVLLHLAVSFYKSSPAAAPTTYDMSNRDTGTVKWFNTSKGFGFISRDSGDDIFVHFRAIRGEGHRVLVEGQRVEFSVMNRDKGLQAEDVIAALPRR from the coding sequence ATGTTGAAAATCGTCCACCTGCTAATGGGCGCAGCAGCCTTGCTGCTGTCGTTCATACCCAGCCTGAAAGCCGAAGCCGTTCCTTACCTGCAACAGCCCGATGCACTTTACCTGGCCTTTTTCGGCCTGCTGAACCTGGTCATCGCTCCAGTGATTCCTTACTGGAACAAAGGCCCGCGCCAGCATCTGCAAAATCTGGTCAGCGCCCTTCTGGTACTGACCGTCGTCCTGCAAACTTTGACCCTGATCGCGCCGATGCCGGTCATCGCTGGCCAGCCGGCGGTGTTGTTCAGCCTGGTGATCGCCCTGGTTGCCGTGCTGCTGCATTTGGCTGTCAGCTTCTACAAATCGTCACCGGCCGCTGCGCCGACTACCTATGACATGAGCAATCGCGATACCGGCACCGTGAAGTGGTTCAACACTTCCAAGGGTTTCGGGTTTATCTCCCGGGATTCCGGCGATGATATTTTCGTGCACTTTCGCGCCATTCGTGGCGAAGGCCACCGTGTTCTGGTGGAAGGCCAGCGCGTCGAGTTCTCGGTGATGAACCGCGACAAGGGCCTGCAAGCCGAGGACGTGATCGCCGCTCTGCCGCGTCGCTGA
- a CDS encoding mechanosensitive ion channel family protein, with product MDLNAEVDHLVKASQAWIPMIMEYGSRVLLAVITLAIGWWLINKVTQKLGGLLALRNADLALQGFISSLANIILKVLLIVSVASMIGVETTSFVAAIGAAGLAIGLALQGSLANFAGGVLILLFRPFRIGDWIEAQGVAGTVDSIQIFHTVLRTGDNKTIIVPNGNLSNGIITNTNRQPTRKVVFDVGVDYEADLQKARQVLLDLAKDPRVMQDPEPQAVISTLGDSSITVSLRVWVKTADYWDVMFMFNEQARDRLKSAGIDIPFPQRVIRVVQESATQ from the coding sequence ATGGATTTGAATGCGGAAGTGGACCACCTGGTCAAGGCGTCCCAGGCGTGGATCCCGATGATCATGGAATACGGCAGTCGCGTACTGCTGGCGGTGATTACCCTGGCCATCGGCTGGTGGCTGATCAACAAAGTCACGCAAAAACTCGGCGGTCTGCTGGCTCTGCGCAATGCCGATCTGGCGCTGCAAGGCTTCATCAGCAGCCTGGCCAACATCATTCTCAAGGTGCTGCTGATTGTCAGCGTCGCGTCGATGATCGGCGTCGAAACCACCTCGTTCGTCGCGGCCATCGGTGCTGCGGGTCTGGCGATCGGCTTGGCCTTGCAGGGCAGCCTGGCGAACTTCGCTGGCGGTGTGCTGATTCTGCTGTTCCGCCCGTTCCGCATCGGTGACTGGATCGAAGCCCAAGGTGTAGCGGGTACCGTCGACAGCATCCAGATTTTCCACACTGTGCTGCGCACCGGCGACAACAAGACCATCATCGTGCCCAACGGCAATCTGTCGAACGGCATCATCACCAACACCAACCGTCAGCCAACCCGCAAAGTCGTGTTCGATGTGGGCGTGGATTACGAAGCGGATCTGCAGAAGGCCCGTCAGGTATTGCTGGATCTGGCCAAGGATCCCCGAGTCATGCAGGACCCGGAGCCACAGGCAGTGATTTCGACATTGGGTGACAGCTCGATCACTGTTTCCCTGCGGGTATGGGTGAAAACTGCGGACTATTGGGATGTGATGTTCATGTTCAATGAACAGGCGCGAGATCGTTTGAAGAGTGCCGGTATTGATATTCCGTTTCCGCAGCGGGTTATACGTGTAGTGCAGGAATCGGCGACACAATGA
- a CDS encoding HIT family protein: MFALDSRLQQDALVIGDFPLCRLLLTNDSNYPWFILVPRREDISELFQLDVADQQRLWRETTTLAELLKDSFDADKLNVATLGNVVSQLHMHVIVRKRDDAAWPAPVWGRHPAKPYSAEQVAAIRERLRMVLTEEFTFVEG, from the coding sequence GTGTTTGCTTTGGATTCACGACTTCAACAGGACGCCCTGGTCATCGGCGACTTTCCGTTGTGCCGGCTGTTGCTGACCAACGACAGCAATTACCCTTGGTTCATCCTGGTACCTCGGCGCGAGGATATCAGCGAGTTGTTTCAGTTGGATGTCGCCGATCAGCAACGGTTATGGCGGGAAACCACCACCCTTGCCGAGTTACTCAAGGATTCGTTCGACGCCGACAAGCTGAACGTGGCAACCCTGGGTAACGTTGTCAGTCAGTTGCACATGCATGTCATCGTGCGTAAACGCGACGACGCCGCTTGGCCGGCGCCGGTCTGGGGCAGACACCCGGCCAAGCCGTACAGCGCGGAACAGGTAGCAGCCATTCGCGAGCGCTTGCGTATGGTGCTGACCGAAGAATTCACCTTTGTGGAGGGCTGA
- the aspS gene encoding aspartate--tRNA ligase has product MMRSHYCGQLNESLEGQEITLCGWVHRRRDHGGVIFLDIRDRDGLAQVVFDPDRAESFAAADRVRSEYVVKITGKVRLRPAGATNANMASGMIEVLGYELEVLNESETPPFPLNEFSDVGEETRLRYRFLDLRRPEMAEKLRLRSRMTTSIRRFLDENGFLDVETPILTRATPEGARDYLVPSRTHAGSFFALPQSPQLFKQLLMVAGFDRYYQIAKCFRDEDLRADRQPEFTQIDIETSFLDEKEIMGLTEQMIRNLFKEVLDLEFGEFPHMTFEEAMRRYGSDKPDLRIPLELVDVADQLKEVDFKVFSGPANDPKCRIAALRVPGGASMPRKQIDDYTKFVGIYGAKGLAYIKVNERAAGVEGLQSPIVKNIPEDKLNVILDRVGAVDGDIVFFGADKAKIVSEALGALRIKLGHDLKLLTCEWAPMWVVDFPMFEENDDGSFSALHHPFTAPKCTPQELEANPAGALSRAYDMVLNGTELGGGSIRIHRKEMQQAVFRLLGINEAEQEEKFGFLLDALKYGAPPHGGLAFGLDRLVMLMTGAQSIREVIAFPKTQSAADVMTQAPGVVDAKALRELHIRLRETPKAE; this is encoded by the coding sequence ATGATGCGCAGCCACTATTGCGGCCAACTGAACGAAAGCCTGGAAGGCCAGGAAATTACCCTTTGCGGATGGGTTCACCGTCGCCGCGACCACGGCGGGGTGATTTTCCTCGACATCCGTGATCGTGATGGTCTGGCCCAGGTGGTGTTCGATCCGGATCGCGCCGAGAGCTTCGCCGCCGCCGACCGCGTACGCAGCGAATACGTCGTGAAGATCACCGGCAAGGTGCGTCTGCGTCCGGCCGGCGCGACCAACGCCAACATGGCCTCGGGCATGATCGAAGTGCTGGGTTATGAACTGGAAGTGCTGAACGAGTCGGAAACCCCGCCGTTCCCGCTCAACGAGTTCTCCGACGTCGGCGAAGAAACCCGCCTGCGCTATCGCTTCCTCGACCTGCGTCGTCCGGAAATGGCCGAGAAGCTGCGTCTGCGTTCGCGCATGACCACCAGCATCCGTCGCTTCCTCGACGAGAACGGCTTCCTCGACGTCGAAACGCCGATCCTGACCCGGGCCACCCCGGAAGGCGCGCGTGACTATCTGGTGCCGAGCCGTACCCACGCCGGTTCGTTCTTCGCCCTGCCGCAATCGCCGCAGCTGTTCAAGCAACTGCTGATGGTGGCCGGCTTCGACCGTTACTACCAGATCGCCAAGTGCTTCCGCGACGAAGACCTGCGTGCCGACCGTCAGCCGGAATTCACCCAGATCGACATCGAGACCAGCTTCCTCGATGAAAAAGAGATCATGGGCCTGACCGAGCAGATGATCCGCAACCTGTTCAAGGAAGTGCTGGATCTGGAATTCGGCGAATTCCCGCACATGACCTTCGAAGAAGCCATGCGCCGCTACGGTTCGGACAAGCCGGACCTGCGTATTCCGCTGGAACTGGTTGATGTTGCCGACCAGCTCAAAGAAGTCGATTTCAAGGTGTTCAGCGGCCCGGCCAACGATCCGAAGTGCCGCATCGCCGCACTGCGCGTTCCAGGCGGGGCGAGCATGCCGCGCAAGCAGATCGACGACTACACCAAGTTCGTCGGCATCTACGGTGCCAAGGGCCTGGCGTACATCAAGGTCAACGAGCGTGCTGCCGGTGTTGAAGGTCTGCAATCGCCGATCGTGAAGAACATCCCTGAAGACAAGCTCAACGTGATCCTTGATCGCGTTGGCGCAGTCGATGGCGACATCGTGTTCTTCGGTGCCGACAAGGCCAAGATCGTCAGCGAAGCCCTGGGCGCGCTGCGTATCAAACTCGGTCACGACCTGAAGCTGCTGACCTGCGAGTGGGCGCCAATGTGGGTCGTCGACTTCCCGATGTTCGAAGAGAACGACGACGGCAGCTTCTCGGCGCTGCACCACCCGTTCACTGCACCGAAGTGCACCCCGCAGGAACTCGAAGCCAACCCGGCCGGCGCACTGTCCCGTGCGTACGACATGGTGTTGAACGGCACCGAGCTGGGCGGCGGTTCGATCCGTATCCACCGCAAGGAAATGCAGCAAGCGGTATTCCGCCTGCTGGGCATCAACGAAGCGGAACAGGAAGAGAAGTTCGGCTTCCTGCTCGACGCGCTGAAGTACGGTGCACCGCCGCACGGTGGTCTGGCCTTCGGTCTGGACCGTCTGGTGATGCTGATGACCGGCGCCCAGTCGATCCGTGAAGTGATCGCCTTCCCGAAAACCCAGAGTGCTGCCGACGTGATGACGCAGGCTCCGGGCGTAGTGGATGCCAAGGCACTGCGCGAGCTGCACATTCGCCTGCGCGAAACGCCAAAGGCTGAGTAA
- a CDS encoding YajQ family cyclic di-GMP-binding protein — translation MPSFDVVSELDKHELTNAVENAVKELDRRYDLKGKGSFEFKEKDLTVSLTAEAAFQLEAMIEILKLALTKRKIDVQCLEVKDAYASGKLMKQDAILKEGIDKELAKKIVGHIKEAKLKVQAAIQGEQVRVTGKKRDDLQEAIAALRAKEFGMPLQFNNFRD, via the coding sequence ATGCCGTCGTTCGACGTGGTATCCGAACTGGACAAACACGAACTCACCAACGCGGTCGAGAACGCCGTGAAGGAACTCGATCGTCGTTATGACCTGAAAGGCAAAGGCAGCTTCGAGTTCAAGGAAAAAGACCTGACCGTCAGCCTCACCGCCGAAGCCGCTTTCCAGCTCGAAGCGATGATCGAAATCCTCAAGCTGGCGCTGACCAAGCGCAAGATCGACGTGCAGTGCCTCGAGGTCAAGGATGCTTACGCGTCCGGCAAGCTGATGAAGCAGGACGCCATCCTCAAGGAAGGCATCGACAAAGAGCTGGCGAAGAAGATCGTCGGCCACATCAAGGAAGCCAAGCTCAAGGTCCAGGCCGCGATTCAGGGCGAGCAGGTGCGTGTCACCGGCAAGAAGCGCGACGATTTGCAGGAAGCCATCGCGGCCCTGCGTGCCAAGGAATTCGGCATGCCGCTGCAGTTCAACAACTTCCGCGACTAA
- a CDS encoding YebC/PmpR family DNA-binding transcriptional regulator has translation MAGHSKWANIKHRKERQDAKRGKIFTKWIRELTVAARQGGGDPGSNPRLRLALDKALSANMSRDIIDRAVARGAGATEADNVEELTYEGYGPGGVAVMVECMTDNRNRTAAAVRHAFSKCGGNLGTDGSVAYLFERKGQISFAPGVDEDALTEAALEADADDVVTHEDGSIDVFTSFTGFYAVRNALEAAGFKGDDAEIVMQPTTSAELDLEGAEKVLKLIDMLEDLDDVQNVYSNADIPEDVAAQLG, from the coding sequence ATGGCAGGTCATTCCAAGTGGGCAAACATCAAGCACCGCAAAGAACGTCAGGATGCCAAGAGGGGCAAGATCTTCACCAAGTGGATCCGTGAACTGACCGTTGCGGCCCGTCAGGGTGGCGGCGATCCGGGTTCCAACCCGCGTCTGCGTCTGGCTCTGGACAAGGCGTTGAGCGCCAACATGAGTCGCGACATCATCGATCGCGCCGTTGCGCGCGGTGCCGGTGCCACTGAAGCGGACAACGTTGAAGAACTGACCTACGAAGGTTACGGCCCGGGCGGCGTGGCGGTGATGGTCGAGTGCATGACTGACAACCGTAACCGCACTGCCGCAGCCGTGCGTCACGCGTTCAGCAAGTGTGGCGGCAACCTCGGCACCGATGGTTCGGTGGCGTATCTGTTCGAGCGCAAGGGCCAGATCAGTTTCGCCCCGGGTGTCGATGAAGACGCACTGACCGAAGCAGCGCTGGAAGCCGATGCCGATGACGTGGTCACCCACGAAGATGGTTCGATCGACGTATTTACCTCGTTCACCGGTTTCTATGCGGTGCGCAACGCGCTGGAAGCGGCCGGGTTCAAGGGCGACGACGCGGAAATCGTCATGCAGCCGACCACCAGCGCCGAGCTGGATCTGGAAGGTGCGGAGAAGGTGCTCAAGCTGATCGACATGCTTGAGGACCTGGACGACGTGCAGAACGTCTATTCCAACGCGGATATCCCGGAAGACGTCGCCGCTCAGCTTGGCTGA